A single region of the Bacillus cereus genome encodes:
- a CDS encoding iron-containing alcohol dehydrogenase, which yields MQNFVFRNPTKLIFGKGQLEQLKIEIPQFGKKVLLVYGGGSIKRNGIYDNVISILKDINAEVFELTGVEPNPRVSTVKKGIQICKDNGVDFILAVGGGSVIDCTKAIAAGSKYDGDVWDIVTKKVFASEALPFGTVLTLAATGSEMNAGSVITNWETNEKYGWGSPVTFPQFSILDPVHTASVPKDQTIYGMVDIMSHVLEQYFHHGTNTELQDRYCESVLRTVIETAPKLLSDLENYEHRETILYCGTMALNGILAMGVKGDWATHNIEHAVSAVHDIPHGGGLAILFPNWMKHVVDENVSCFKQFAIRVFDVETDGKTDKEVALEGIEALRQFWTSIEAPVTLADYAIGENEIDLMADKAMAYGEFGNFKKLNKDDVLDIYKASL from the coding sequence ATGCAAAATTTTGTATTTCGTAATCCAACAAAACTTATTTTTGGTAAAGGACAATTAGAGCAGTTAAAAATTGAAATTCCACAGTTCGGTAAAAAAGTTCTTCTCGTATATGGAGGAGGAAGTATTAAAAGAAACGGTATTTATGATAATGTAATTTCTATCTTAAAGGATATAAATGCAGAAGTGTTTGAGTTGACAGGTGTTGAACCGAATCCTCGTGTATCAACTGTAAAGAAAGGGATTCAAATTTGTAAAGATAATGGAGTCGACTTTATTTTAGCTGTTGGTGGAGGAAGTGTAATCGACTGTACGAAAGCAATTGCCGCTGGTAGTAAGTACGATGGAGATGTATGGGACATTGTAACGAAAAAAGTATTTGCTAGCGAGGCGTTACCATTTGGTACTGTACTTACACTTGCGGCGACAGGCTCTGAAATGAATGCAGGATCTGTAATTACAAACTGGGAAACGAATGAAAAATATGGCTGGGGTAGCCCAGTTACTTTCCCGCAGTTTTCAATCTTAGATCCAGTTCATACTGCATCTGTACCGAAAGATCAAACAATTTACGGTATGGTAGATATTATGTCACACGTATTAGAACAATATTTCCATCATGGAACAAATACAGAACTACAAGATCGTTATTGTGAATCTGTTTTAAGAACAGTAATTGAAACAGCTCCTAAGCTTTTAAGTGATCTAGAAAATTATGAGCATAGGGAAACAATTTTATATTGCGGCACGATGGCGTTAAACGGCATTTTAGCGATGGGAGTAAAAGGAGACTGGGCAACCCATAATATTGAGCATGCGGTTTCTGCTGTTCATGATATACCGCATGGAGGTGGCCTTGCGATTTTATTCCCGAACTGGATGAAGCATGTTGTAGATGAGAATGTAAGCTGCTTTAAACAGTTCGCTATTCGTGTATTCGATGTAGAAACAGATGGGAAGACAGATAAAGAGGTTGCATTAGAAGGAATTGAGGCGTTACGTCAATTTTGGACTTCGATTGAAGCGCCAGTAACATTAGCTGATTACGCTATTGGAGAAAATGAAATTGATTTAATGGCGGATAAAGCGATGGCTTATGGGGAATTTGGTAACTTTAAAAAACTAAATAAAGATGATGTTCTAGATATATATAAAGCTTCTCTATAA
- a CDS encoding DUF420 domain-containing protein — protein MVDQSTNQKSYAPIVITLSVIVNAIILFLFFGPVGYEGEVHFDVTILPMLNAIFNSFTFVFLLAALFSIIKKNVKMHRGFILAAFTTTLLFCVSYLSYHYLAPATHFGGEGFIKYVYFIILITHIILAAIIVPLALFALVFGFTNQLTRHRKIVRWTMPIWLYVSLSGVIVYLMISPYYQ, from the coding sequence TTGGTGGATCAATCAACTAATCAGAAAAGCTATGCTCCTATTGTGATAACGCTTTCTGTAATTGTAAATGCGATTATTTTATTTTTGTTCTTTGGACCTGTTGGCTATGAAGGAGAAGTACATTTTGATGTAACAATCTTACCAATGTTAAATGCAATTTTTAATAGCTTTACGTTCGTATTCTTATTAGCAGCGTTATTCTCTATTATTAAAAAGAATGTAAAAATGCATCGTGGCTTCATCCTGGCAGCATTTACAACGACTTTACTATTTTGTGTGTCGTATTTATCGTACCATTACTTAGCGCCAGCAACACATTTTGGCGGAGAAGGATTTATTAAATATGTGTATTTCATCATTTTAATTACACATATTATCCTTGCAGCAATTATTGTACCACTTGCATTGTTCGCACTTGTATTTGGTTTTACAAACCAATTAACACGTCACCGTAAAATTGTACGTTGGACGATGCCAATTTGGTTATATGTAAGTTTATCTGGTGTTATTGTTTACTTAATGATATCACCTTATTATCAATAA
- a CDS encoding amidohydrolase has translation MIETWHKELESLYNQMVLWRRDFHQYPELSFQEIETPKKIARILKSFHIDVKTDVGGRGVIGVIEGGRPGKTIALRADFDALPIQDEKKVSYKSKVPGVMHACGHDGHTATLLGVAKVLSDNRDQLSGKIVLIHQHAEEKEPGGAIAMIEDGCLEEVDVVFGTHLSSQMPVGIVGAKAGAMMAAADTFEVKIQGRGGHGGMPHHTVDAIIIATQVINQLQLLVSRKVDPLQSAVLTVGTFHAGQADNIIADTAIFTGTIRTMDPEVREFMEKEFKRVVEGICQSLHAEVNIQYKRGYPILINHLDETSHFMEIAKRDLGRERVIEIPPIMGGEDFAYYLEHVPGAFFFTGAGNEEIGATYPHHHPQFDFDERAMLVGGKLLLSLVSSYLRNKNKNGSVLNPKGEDKEFVQF, from the coding sequence ATGATAGAAACATGGCATAAAGAATTGGAAAGTTTATATAACCAAATGGTTTTGTGGCGAAGAGATTTTCATCAATACCCAGAGCTATCGTTTCAAGAAATAGAAACACCGAAAAAAATAGCTAGAATTTTAAAAAGTTTTCATATTGATGTGAAAACAGATGTCGGGGGAAGAGGGGTAATCGGCGTAATTGAAGGAGGAAGACCTGGGAAGACGATCGCGTTGCGCGCTGATTTTGATGCACTACCTATTCAAGATGAAAAGAAAGTTTCATATAAATCAAAGGTTCCTGGCGTAATGCACGCTTGTGGCCATGATGGCCATACAGCAACCCTTTTAGGAGTTGCAAAAGTATTAAGCGATAACAGAGACCAACTTTCAGGAAAAATAGTCCTTATTCATCAACATGCAGAAGAGAAAGAGCCTGGCGGAGCAATTGCTATGATTGAGGATGGTTGTTTAGAGGAAGTAGATGTTGTTTTTGGCACACATTTGTCTTCTCAAATGCCTGTAGGAATTGTTGGTGCGAAAGCGGGAGCAATGATGGCGGCAGCTGATACTTTTGAAGTGAAGATTCAAGGACGAGGCGGTCACGGAGGTATGCCGCATCATACTGTAGATGCCATTATCATTGCAACACAAGTTATTAATCAGTTGCAACTTTTAGTGAGTAGAAAAGTTGATCCACTTCAATCAGCAGTTTTAACAGTTGGTACATTCCATGCTGGTCAAGCAGATAATATTATTGCGGATACTGCTATATTTACAGGGACAATTCGGACGATGGATCCTGAAGTGAGAGAATTTATGGAGAAGGAATTTAAAAGAGTTGTTGAGGGGATTTGTCAATCTCTTCATGCGGAAGTTAATATTCAATATAAACGCGGCTATCCGATATTAATAAATCATTTAGATGAAACGAGTCATTTTATGGAGATTGCGAAACGAGATCTTGGAAGAGAAAGGGTCATTGAAATACCACCGATTATGGGGGGAGAAGATTTTGCATACTACTTAGAACATGTTCCAGGAGCATTTTTCTTCACAGGTGCGGGTAATGAAGAAATAGGAGCAACATATCCACATCATCATCCTCAATTCGATTTTGATGAACGTGCGATGTTGGTTGGTGGGAAATTACTTTTAAGTCTTGTAAGTAGTTATTTAAGAAATAAAAATAAAAATGGTTCGGTTTTGAATCCTAAAGGTGAGGATAAAGAATTCGTTCAATTCTAA
- a CDS encoding metallophosphoesterase: MNTHHVKKERKKSVVKIFIISFISILMIPVSLYFYATEIERRLVTVTWNEIEAPTIPKEFNNKKILQFSDVHLGPEFTLKQLENLVEKMNALHPDVVVFTGDLIDKFGSYKAEREEAKGILQKIHAPLGKYAVFGNHDRGGGGSLFYKKYMEEAGFSVLVNEVQKIKAENGKYITISGLDDFLLGKPQIDSTLKHIRQQDFNMLLVHEPDVVDKVARYPVDFQMSGHSHGGQVQIPFIGPLITTKLAESHVEGMYEVEGKNKLLHLYVNRGIGTTRMPVRFWSVPELSVFVLKQNSN; this comes from the coding sequence ATGAATACGCATCATGTAAAAAAAGAACGGAAAAAATCAGTTGTAAAGATATTTATTATTAGTTTCATAAGTATATTAATGATACCAGTAAGTTTGTATTTCTATGCGACAGAAATAGAAAGAAGACTAGTAACAGTTACGTGGAATGAAATAGAAGCTCCTACAATTCCTAAAGAGTTTAATAATAAAAAAATATTGCAGTTCTCAGATGTACATTTAGGGCCAGAATTTACACTGAAACAACTAGAAAATTTGGTGGAGAAGATGAATGCGTTACATCCAGATGTAGTAGTTTTTACAGGGGATTTAATTGATAAGTTTGGATCATATAAAGCCGAAAGAGAAGAGGCGAAAGGTATTTTACAGAAAATACATGCACCCTTAGGAAAATATGCAGTGTTTGGGAATCATGATAGGGGCGGTGGAGGTAGTTTATTTTATAAAAAATATATGGAGGAAGCTGGTTTCTCTGTGTTAGTCAATGAAGTGCAGAAAATTAAAGCGGAAAACGGCAAATATATTACAATATCAGGTTTGGATGATTTTTTATTAGGGAAGCCGCAAATAGACTCGACTTTAAAACATATAAGGCAACAAGATTTCAATATGCTCTTAGTACATGAGCCGGATGTTGTAGACAAAGTAGCACGTTACCCAGTTGATTTTCAAATGTCAGGCCATAGTCACGGAGGACAAGTTCAAATTCCTTTTATAGGTCCATTAATTACTACAAAACTAGCTGAGAGTCATGTGGAAGGTATGTATGAAGTAGAAGGGAAGAATAAGCTGTTACATTTATACGTAAATCGTGGTATTGGGACAACCCGAATGCCTGTTAGATTTTGGAGTGTACCTGAACTTTCAGTATTTGTATTGAAGCAAAATAGTAACTAG
- a CDS encoding formate/nitrite transporter family protein: MSVFTPEEITELAANSGRKKAHLSLLPMLILGFFGGAFIALGYLLDIHVIGTMPKSWGSFTSFLGAAVFPIGLILVILAGGELVTGNMMTVSMAWLHKKIDLFHFIRNLVIVTFSNFIGAIFVAYFFGHIVGLTEGAFLAKTVSIAQAKLQDTPLQAFISAIGCNWLVCLAVWLSMGSKEFIGKIVGIWFPVMTFVAIGFQHVVANMFVIPAAIFSGHLTWVEYFPNFIFVFFGNLVGGMLFVALPYFISYNKKLPSNKEKTALKKKSVSA; the protein is encoded by the coding sequence ATGTCTGTATTTACACCAGAAGAAATTACGGAACTTGCTGCTAATTCCGGAAGAAAAAAAGCTCATTTATCATTGCTCCCTATGCTAATTCTCGGTTTTTTTGGTGGTGCTTTCATAGCATTAGGATATTTACTTGATATCCATGTTATCGGAACAATGCCAAAATCTTGGGGATCATTTACTAGTTTTCTAGGTGCTGCCGTATTCCCTATCGGTCTTATACTCGTTATCCTTGCAGGCGGTGAATTAGTAACTGGCAACATGATGACCGTTTCAATGGCATGGCTTCACAAAAAAATCGACTTATTTCACTTCATACGAAATTTAGTTATTGTTACGTTTAGCAACTTCATAGGTGCTATATTCGTCGCTTATTTTTTTGGTCATATCGTCGGCTTAACGGAGGGAGCTTTTTTAGCAAAAACTGTTTCTATTGCACAAGCTAAACTACAAGATACACCACTGCAAGCCTTCATTTCTGCAATCGGGTGTAATTGGCTCGTTTGTTTAGCTGTTTGGCTCAGTATGGGAAGTAAAGAATTTATCGGAAAGATTGTCGGTATTTGGTTCCCTGTTATGACTTTTGTCGCGATTGGATTTCAACACGTTGTAGCCAATATGTTTGTCATCCCAGCTGCAATTTTTTCTGGTCATTTAACTTGGGTTGAATATTTTCCAAACTTCATTTTTGTTTTCTTCGGAAACTTAGTAGGGGGTATGCTATTTGTAGCATTACCTTATTTCATATCTTATAATAAAAAACTACCTTCCAATAAAGAGAAAACTGCATTAAAGAAAAAATCTGTATCCGCTTAA
- a CDS encoding HU family DNA-binding protein: MNKTELIKNVAQNAEISQKEATVVVQTVVESITNTLAAGEKVQLIGFGTFEVRERAARTGRNPQTGEEMQIAASKVPAFKAGKELKEAVK; this comes from the coding sequence ATGAATAAAACAGAATTAATTAAAAACGTAGCACAAAATGCTGAGATTTCTCAAAAAGAAGCTACTGTAGTTGTACAAACTGTAGTAGAATCAATCACTAACACTTTAGCTGCTGGTGAAAAAGTACAACTTATCGGATTCGGTACATTTGAAGTTCGTGAAAGAGCTGCTCGTACAGGCCGTAACCCACAAACTGGTGAAGAAATGCAAATCGCAGCTTCTAAAGTACCTGCTTTCAAAGCTGGTAAAGAACTTAAAGAAGCTGTAAAATAA
- a CDS encoding GNAT family N-acetyltransferase: protein MLKDIIIRIFQKEDLEQVLQLFYETVHTVNVKDYNVLQLQAWAPDRLDRERWLESLEKNVCYVADYKGVIVGFGDYNDEHYVDRLFTHKDYQGKGIASYIIQKLEKEAVKLHHREIYTEASITAKPFFERNGYICLKEQKKQHNGQIFINYVMKKIAFS, encoded by the coding sequence ATGTTGAAGGATATTATAATTAGAATATTCCAGAAAGAGGATTTAGAGCAAGTATTACAGTTGTTCTATGAAACAGTTCATACGGTTAATGTAAAAGATTATAACGTGTTACAGCTACAGGCATGGGCACCAGATCGACTAGATAGAGAAAGATGGTTAGAGTCTTTAGAAAAGAATGTTTGTTATGTTGCCGATTATAAAGGAGTAATAGTGGGATTTGGGGATTATAATGATGAGCATTACGTAGATCGCTTATTTACACATAAAGATTATCAAGGAAAAGGCATAGCTTCATATATAATACAGAAGTTAGAAAAAGAAGCAGTGAAATTGCATCATAGGGAGATATATACTGAGGCGAGTATTACAGCAAAACCTTTCTTTGAAAGAAACGGTTATATTTGCTTAAAGGAACAAAAAAAGCAGCATAATGGTCAAATTTTTATTAATTATGTAATGAAAAAAATAGCCTTCTCATAA
- a CDS encoding heavy metal translocating P-type ATPase codes for MNEQKEANLQISGMTCAACANRIEKGLKKVEGVHDANVNFALEKTKIMYDPQKTNPQQFKEKVESLGYGIVSDKAEFTVSGMTCAACANRVEKRLNKLEGVNGATVNFALESATVDFNPDEINVNEMKSAITKLGYKLEVKSDEQDGSTDHRLQEIKRQKKKFIISFILSFPLLWAMVSHFSFTSFIYLPDMLMNPWVQLALATPVQFIIGGQFYVGAYKALRNKSANMDVLVALGTSAAYFYSVYLSIQSIGSSEHMTDLYFETSAVLITLIILGKLFEAKAKGRSSEAIKKLMGLQAKAATVVRDGTEMKILIEEVVAGDIVYVKPGEKIPVDGEIVEGKSAIDESMLTGESIPVDKTIGDVVIGSTMNKNGFLKVKATKVGRDTALAQIIKVVEEAQGSKAPIQRVADQISGIFVPVVVVIAIITFAVWMIFVTPGDFGGALEKMIAVLVIACPCALGLATPTSIMAGSGRSAEYGILFKGGEHLEATHRLDTVILDKTGTVTNGKPVLTDVIVVDGFYEEEILRLVGAAEKNSEHPLAEAIVEGIKEKKIDIPSSEAFEAIPGFGIESVVEGKQLLIGTRRLMKKFNIDIEEVSKSMEELEREGKTAMLIAIDKEYAGIVAVADTVKDTSKAAIARLKKMGLDVVMITGDNTQTAQAIAKQVGIDHVIAEVLPEGKAEEVKKLQASGKKVAMVGDGINDAPALATADIGMAIGTGTDVAMEAADITLIRGDLNSIADAIFMSKMTIRNIKQNLFWALAYNGLGIPIAALGFLAPWVAGAAMAFSSVSVVLNALRLQRVKLKS; via the coding sequence ATGAATGAACAAAAAGAGGCCAATCTTCAAATATCAGGAATGACATGTGCGGCATGTGCAAATAGAATTGAAAAAGGTCTAAAAAAAGTAGAAGGTGTTCATGATGCAAATGTAAATTTTGCACTTGAAAAAACCAAAATAATGTATGATCCCCAAAAAACAAATCCGCAACAATTTAAGGAAAAAGTTGAATCGTTAGGATATGGAATTGTAAGTGATAAAGCTGAATTTACTGTTTCAGGAATGACATGCGCAGCATGTGCCAATAGAGTAGAAAAGCGTTTAAATAAGTTAGAAGGTGTGAATGGAGCGACAGTAAATTTCGCTTTGGAATCGGCTACAGTAGATTTTAATCCTGATGAAATTAATGTAAATGAAATGAAGAGTGCAATTACGAAATTAGGATATAAATTGGAAGTGAAATCAGATGAGCAAGATGGATCAACTGATCATCGCTTACAAGAAATTAAGCGACAAAAGAAGAAGTTTATCATTTCGTTTATTTTATCATTCCCGTTACTGTGGGCAATGGTAAGTCACTTCTCATTTACATCGTTTATTTATTTACCTGATATGCTTATGAACCCTTGGGTGCAGCTAGCTCTTGCAACGCCAGTTCAATTTATCATTGGTGGACAGTTTTATGTTGGGGCTTATAAAGCGTTACGTAATAAAAGTGCTAACATGGATGTTCTTGTGGCACTTGGAACATCGGCCGCTTATTTCTATAGTGTATATTTAAGCATTCAATCTATCGGTTCTTCGGAACATATGACAGATTTATATTTTGAAACGAGCGCAGTACTTATTACATTAATTATTTTAGGGAAATTATTTGAAGCAAAAGCAAAGGGACGTTCATCAGAAGCAATTAAAAAGTTGATGGGTTTACAAGCAAAGGCAGCTACAGTTGTGCGAGATGGAACAGAAATGAAAATTTTAATCGAAGAAGTAGTAGCCGGTGATATCGTTTATGTAAAGCCTGGTGAAAAAATTCCGGTAGATGGTGAGATTGTAGAAGGAAAATCAGCAATTGATGAATCGATGTTAACGGGTGAAAGTATTCCAGTTGATAAAACAATTGGGGATGTAGTAATCGGTTCTACAATGAATAAAAATGGATTTTTAAAAGTGAAAGCAACTAAGGTAGGAAGAGATACTGCATTAGCTCAAATTATTAAAGTAGTAGAAGAGGCTCAAGGTTCAAAAGCTCCTATTCAAAGGGTAGCGGATCAAATTTCAGGTATTTTCGTACCTGTAGTAGTTGTGATTGCTATTATCACATTTGCAGTGTGGATGATATTTGTTACACCAGGTGATTTTGGCGGAGCACTTGAGAAAATGATAGCAGTACTTGTTATCGCATGTCCATGTGCATTAGGTCTTGCGACACCTACATCTATTATGGCTGGATCAGGAAGATCGGCTGAGTATGGTATTTTATTTAAAGGCGGGGAGCATTTAGAAGCAACGCATCGATTAGATACAGTTATTCTAGATAAAACAGGTACTGTGACAAATGGGAAGCCGGTGTTAACAGATGTAATTGTAGTAGATGGATTCTATGAAGAAGAAATACTACGTTTAGTAGGTGCGGCAGAAAAAAATTCTGAACACCCACTTGCAGAAGCGATTGTAGAAGGAATTAAAGAAAAGAAAATTGATATCCCAAGTTCAGAAGCGTTTGAAGCGATTCCTGGATTCGGTATCGAATCAGTCGTGGAAGGGAAACAATTATTAATTGGTACACGCCGATTAATGAAGAAATTCAATATTGATATTGAAGAAGTTTCTAAATCAATGGAAGAGTTAGAACGAGAAGGAAAAACAGCAATGCTTATAGCGATAGATAAGGAATATGCTGGAATTGTTGCTGTTGCAGATACTGTAAAGGATACTTCAAAAGCAGCAATTGCAAGACTTAAGAAAATGGGTCTAGATGTTGTTATGATTACAGGAGATAATACACAAACTGCTCAAGCTATTGCTAAGCAAGTTGGTATTGATCACGTAATTGCAGAAGTATTACCAGAAGGAAAAGCAGAGGAAGTGAAAAAACTTCAGGCTAGTGGTAAGAAAGTGGCTATGGTTGGGGATGGAATTAATGATGCTCCTGCTCTTGCTACAGCAGACATCGGAATGGCCATCGGAACAGGAACAGATGTAGCAATGGAAGCAGCGGATATTACGTTAATACGTGGTGATTTAAATAGTATTGCTGATGCAATCTTTATGAGTAAAATGACGATTAGAAATATTAAGCAAAATCTATTCTGGGCGTTAGCTTATAACGGTCTAGGAATTCCAATTGCGGCGCTGGGTTTCTTAGCTCCTTGGGTTGCAGGTGCAGCGATGGCGTTTAGCTCTGTATCTGTCGTATTAAATGCGTTAAGATTACAAAGAGTTAAATTGAAATCTTAA
- the copZ gene encoding copper chaperone CopZ, producing MEQLTLQVEGMSCGHCVNAIESSVKELNGVDQVKVQLAEGTVEVTIDSSVVTLKDIVAVIEDQGYDVQ from the coding sequence ATGGAACAGTTAACATTACAAGTTGAAGGTATGTCTTGTGGACATTGTGTAAATGCTATCGAAAGCAGTGTGAAAGAACTAAACGGTGTTGACCAAGTGAAAGTTCAATTAGCAGAAGGAACTGTTGAAGTTACTATCGACTCATCGGTTGTAACATTAAAAGATATCGTTGCTGTAATTGAAGATCAAGGATACGATGTTCAATAG
- a CDS encoding metal-sensing transcriptional repressor — translation MDHKEHEATTHRSEKEKEQIINRLKRIEGQVRGIQNMIENDRYCVDILVQISAINAAMKKVGMGVLKNHTSHCVSGAIKDGNGDEAIEELMTVFERFSKA, via the coding sequence ATGGATCATAAAGAGCATGAAGCAACTACACATAGATCGGAAAAAGAAAAAGAACAAATTATAAATAGATTAAAGAGAATTGAAGGACAAGTCCGTGGTATTCAAAATATGATTGAAAATGATCGTTATTGCGTTGATATTTTAGTGCAAATTTCAGCCATTAATGCAGCGATGAAAAAAGTAGGAATGGGTGTCTTGAAAAATCATACTAGTCATTGTGTTTCAGGAGCTATTAAAGATGGGAATGGTGACGAAGCAATCGAAGAATTAATGACGGTATTTGAACGTTTTTCAAAAGCGTAA
- a CDS encoding alpha/beta hydrolase, with protein sequence MNTTIEKQQIITSNTEQWKMYSKLEGKEYQIHISKPKQPAPDSGYPVIYVLDGNAFFQTFHEAVKIQSVRAEKTGVSSAVIVGIGYPIEGAFSGEERCYDFTPSIISKDAPLKPDGKPWPKTGGAHNFFTFIEEELKPQIENVFEIDKEKQTLFGHSLGGLFALHILFTNVNAFQNYFISSPSIWWNNQSVLEKEENLVNELNEAKVETGVFLTVGSLEREHMVVDANALSERLLQFKYEKFRFKFYEAEGENHASVVPTSLSKGLRFISQV encoded by the coding sequence GTGAATACTACTATCGAAAAACAGCAGATTATTACATCTAATACAGAGCAGTGGAAAATGTATTCAAAATTAGAAGGTAAGGAATATCAAATCCATATTTCAAAGCCGAAGCAACCAGCACCAGATTCAGGATATCCGGTCATATATGTATTAGATGGCAATGCCTTTTTTCAAACGTTTCATGAAGCGGTTAAAATACAATCGGTTAGAGCGGAAAAAACAGGTGTTTCATCAGCCGTTATAGTTGGTATTGGTTATCCAATTGAAGGGGCATTTTCAGGAGAAGAAAGATGTTATGATTTTACACCTTCTATAATTTCAAAAGATGCTCCTTTAAAACCGGATGGCAAACCGTGGCCTAAAACAGGAGGAGCACATAATTTCTTTACTTTTATTGAAGAAGAATTGAAACCACAAATTGAAAATGTTTTTGAAATCGATAAAGAAAAACAAACGTTATTTGGGCATTCTTTAGGTGGTCTATTTGCATTACATATACTATTTACAAATGTAAATGCTTTTCAAAATTATTTTATTAGCAGCCCGTCTATTTGGTGGAATAATCAATCCGTACTTGAAAAAGAAGAGAATCTTGTAAATGAATTAAATGAAGCGAAGGTTGAAACGGGAGTATTCCTTACAGTGGGATCATTGGAGCGAGAGCATATGGTTGTAGATGCAAATGCATTATCAGAGCGTCTTCTTCAATTCAAATATGAGAAGTTTAGGTTTAAGTTTTATGAAGCTGAAGGGGAGAATCATGCATCGGTTGTGCCAACGTCTTTAAGTAAAGGATTGAGATTTATTAGTCAAGTGTAG
- a CDS encoding ABC transporter ATP-binding protein: protein MSILSAKNLETSYEKLTVFRDLNVEIQEGKVTTIIGPNGCGKSTLLKTMGRILKQKSGKVYLQGQDLNTIPTKEIAKLLALLPQTPIAPGELKVEELISYGRYPHRNNVNKLTSKDKEMIDWALDITKTSAFRTRQIANLSGGQRQKVWLAMALAQETEVLLLDEPTTYLDMSHQLDVLQIVEKLNKEHNCTVVMVLHDINHAARFSDEIIAMKEGEIVTTGSPEEIITNEVLKEVFHIDARVMIDPYNGAPVCFGYDSVVSQDEKVEIYVTS from the coding sequence GTGAGTATTTTAAGTGCAAAGAATTTAGAAACGAGCTATGAAAAGCTTACAGTGTTTCGCGATTTAAATGTGGAAATACAAGAAGGAAAAGTAACGACAATTATAGGGCCAAACGGGTGTGGTAAATCGACATTGTTAAAAACAATGGGACGAATTTTAAAGCAAAAAAGCGGTAAAGTGTATTTGCAAGGGCAAGATTTAAATACAATTCCAACGAAAGAAATTGCCAAGCTGTTAGCTTTACTCCCGCAAACTCCAATTGCACCAGGAGAACTTAAAGTAGAAGAATTAATTTCTTATGGACGCTATCCACATCGAAATAACGTAAATAAGTTAACTTCAAAAGATAAAGAGATGATTGATTGGGCATTAGATATAACGAAAACATCTGCTTTTCGAACGAGGCAAATAGCAAATCTATCAGGTGGTCAACGACAAAAGGTATGGCTAGCGATGGCTTTAGCGCAAGAGACAGAAGTGTTACTACTAGATGAACCGACGACATATCTTGATATGTCTCATCAATTAGATGTACTGCAAATTGTGGAGAAGTTAAATAAAGAACATAATTGTACAGTTGTTATGGTACTGCATGATATTAACCATGCAGCAAGGTTTTCAGATGAAATTATTGCAATGAAAGAAGGGGAAATTGTTACAACTGGTAGCCCAGAAGAGATAATTACAAATGAAGTATTAAAAGAAGTATTTCATATTGATGCACGAGTCATGATTGATCCATATAATGGGGCCCCTGTTTGTTTCGGTTATGATAGCGTTGTATCTCAGGATGAAAAAGTAGAAATATATGTAACAAGTTAA